The Quercus robur chromosome 7, dhQueRobu3.1, whole genome shotgun sequence genome has a segment encoding these proteins:
- the LOC126691282 gene encoding uncharacterized protein LOC126691282 yields the protein MGDDLKIVEVGDGLLQFKFTLESQLLWVWNNGPWCFDNHMLAVKRWEKGMTSRSVTFTHLPFWVQVWGLPFDLMTEEAGHDIGRGLGKVIEVDSKAFKADQARFLRIRAEIPLDKPLRRGGPVVSPEGDEVRVAFRYERLVGWCFACGRIGHDQKECSMVGGEDTGNRTYGEWMKAGTRIRADEQRNNQYSPRRRRTEPATQNRASPTTPINAETDKPENKETDTMSPTHTLRTLSQSIPQQLLHDTVQVDANISGNMVNAHSRSTNMETENGDHGLYYVPISYGESNASHTPSTKESRATVNEPKTTRTATWKRIPKQGLPKNKTEEEDRVPVGKKRQSETSELDDGQDITTSNKRLKGVAGLTQPTSPTVVAASQPRRSQ from the coding sequence ATGGGGGACGACCTGAAGATTGTCGAGGTAGGCGATGGTTTATTACAATTTAAATTTACGCTGGAAAGCCAACTACTATGGGTGTGGAACAATGGTCCATGGTGTTTTGATAACCATATGCTGGCTGTAAAGAGATGGGAGAAAGGCATGACGAGTAGATCAGTCACATTCACGCACCTCCCCTTTTGGGTCCAAGTGTGGGGCCTCCCCTTTGATCTAATGACTGAAGAAGCAGGTCACGATATTGGGAGGGGACTCGGAAAAGTTATTGAAGTAGATAGTAAGGCCTTCAAAGCTGACCAAGCCCGTTTCTTGAGAATACGAGCTGAAATACCATTAGACAAACCACTACGACGGGGTGGTCCAGTGGTTAGCCCGGAGGGAGATGAAGTACGTGTGGCATTTCGATACGAGCGCTTGGTTGGGTGGTGCTTCGCATGTGGCAGAATTGGACATGATCAGAAAGAATGTAGCATGGTCGGAGGGGAAGACACAGGAAACCGAACTTATGGGGAATGGATGAAAGCCGGTACTCGCATTCGTGCCGATGAGCAGAGGAACAACCAATACAGTCCACGGCGTCGCCGGACTGAACCAGCCACCCAGAACAGAGCTAGCCCTACCACGCCCATTAATGCAGAAACGGACAAGCCGGAAAACAAGGAAACCGATACGATGAGCCCCACCCACACGTTACGCACGTTATCGCAATCAATACCCCAGCAATTACTCCATGATACGGTACAGGTGGATGCGAATATTTCAGGAAATATGGTTAATGCACATTCACGCTCGACCaatatggaaactgaaaacggTGATCATGGCCTTTATTACGTGCCAATCAGTTACGGGGAATCAAATGCAAGTCACACGCCGTCTACCAAGGAGTCACGTGCAACTGTTAATGAACCAAAAACAACACGCACAGCTACTTGGAAGAGGATACCAAAACAGGGGCTgcccaaaaacaaaacagaggaggaagacCGTGTACCAGTGGGGAAGAAGAGACAATCTGAAACCAGTGAGCTTGATGATGGACAGGATATCACAACCAGCAACAAACGGCTTAAGGGTGTGGCCGGATTAACACAACCTACATCTCCAACGGTGGTGGCTGCGTCACAGCCCCGCCGATCGCAATGA